Proteins from one Telopea speciosissima isolate NSW1024214 ecotype Mountain lineage chromosome 1, Tspe_v1, whole genome shotgun sequence genomic window:
- the LOC122655818 gene encoding long chain acyl-CoA synthetase 4-like: MAKCKALKLTHLAFADDLMFFSKASIAPLESILLCLQYFHELSGLRINPAKSLLFFAGVSDLGKSAYLEKSGFLEGHLPVKYLGLPLIPARLSAHHCTPMLDLIKKRLQLWKGKLLSFAGRLVLIKSVLESSYIYWSGIFGLPQAVIKSKESLMASFLWKGNESARFLHPISWAVVCLPKKEGGLGICRIKEVNSAGTIKLIWRIASKQKSIWVDWLYSGLLRQDSIWTASDSFDASLVWLKILASRSLVLQAIHSTIGNGLSSFLWLDNWHPKGILLHLVSPRTIYASGFNRLSLVADIIDQAGWCPPPSPALDLIRNELHTISVRLRKESLQPKRLSVEKYPGNQMLGCREIVDGKAGQYVWLTYKEVYDIVMKVGRSIRSCGVEPGGRCGIYGVDCPEWVISMLACNAHGLYCVPLYDTLGAGAVEYIICHAEVSIVFAEEKKIPEVLKTFPMTTENLKTIVSFGKVTPEQREEVEKFGLAIYSCDEFLQLGDGKEFDLPTKKLSDICTIMYTSGTTGDPKGVLISNNAIATLLAGIGQMLESVNEKLTPDDVFMSYLPLAHIFDWVIEELFIHKGGSIGFWRGDVKLMIEDLGELKPTLFCAVPRVLDRIYSGLTEKLSSGGFLKGKLFNLAYSFKLNNMKKGLAHEEASPLSDKIVFSKVKQGLGGNVHLILSAAAPLANHVEAYLRVVTCAHVLQGYGTQYFENLCC; this comes from the exons ATGGCCAAGTGCAAAGCTCTCAAGCTTACCCATTTGGCTTTTGCCGATGACTTGATGTTCTTCTCTAAGGCATCGATTGCCCCTCTTGAGTCTATCTTGCTATGTCTTCAATACTTCCATGAGCTATCTGGCCTTCGCATCAATCCGGCCAAGTCCTTGTTATTCTTTGCGGGGGTTTCTGATCTGGGCAAATCAGCCTACTTGGAGAAATCAGGTTTTCTTGAAGGCCATTTGCCTGTCAAATACTTGGGTCTCCCTTTGATCCCGGCTAGACTATCCGCCCATCATTGCACCCCTATGCTAGACCTTATTAAGAAGAGGCTGcagctttggaagggcaagctCCTCTCCTTTGCCGGCAGATTGGTTCTTATCAAATCAGTTCTGGAatcttcttacatttattggtcaggcATCTTTGGGCTTCCTCAAGCTGTTATTAAATCCAAGGAGTCCCTCATGgcctcttttctttggaagggcaatGAATCAGCTAGATTTCTACATCCTATCAGCTGGGCAGTAGTGTGCCTCCCCAAAAAAGAAGGCGGTCTAGGCATTTGTAGAATAAAAGAGGTGAACTCGGCGGGTACCATCAAGCTTATTTGGAGGATTGCCTCAAAGCAGAAAAGTATCTGGGTAGATTGGTTATATTCAGGCCTTCTTCGCCAGGACTCAATCTGGACTGCTTCAGACTCCTTCGATGCCTCTTTGGTCTGGCTTAAGATCCTTGCTAGCAGGTCCCTGGTCCTCCAAGCTATTCACTCTACTATTGGCAATGGGCTCTCCTCTTTCCTATGGTTGGACAACTGGCATCCCAAAGGAATCCTCCTCCATTTGGTCTCTCCAAGAACCATCTATGCTTCCGGCTTCAACAGGCTTTCCTTAgtggctgatatcattgatcaaGCTGGGTGGTGTCCTCCTCCTTCTCCCGCCCTTGATCTCATCCGGAATGAGCTCCACACCATCTCCGTAAG GCTCCGCAAAGAGTCACTACAACCAAAAAG GTTATCCGTTGAAAAATATCCAGGAAATCAAATGCTTGGTTGTCGAGAGATAGTGGATGGGAAG GCAGGTCAATATGTGTGGCTAACTTACAAGGAAGTATATGATATTGTAATGAAAGTGGGGCGTTCCATTCGCAGCTGTGGTGTTGAGCCA GGAGGTAGATGCGGTATATATGGTGTCGATTGTCCAGAGTGGGTGATCAGTA TGCTGGCTTGCAATGCTCATGGGCTTTATTGCGTTCCTTTATATGATACCCTTG GTGCTGGTGCTGTGGAATATATTATATGCCATGCCGAGGTTTCAATTGTTTTcgcagaagaaaagaaaatcccaGAG GTATTGAAAACATTTCCGATGACAacagaaaatttgaaga cAATTGTGAGTTTTGGCAAGGTTACACCTGAACAAAGAGAAGAGGTTGAGAAGTTTGGTTTAGCAATATATTCATGTGATGAATTTTTGCAACTG GGAGATGGTAAGGAATTTGATCTTCCAACGAAAAAGCTGTCTGACATTTGTACAATTATGTATACGAGTGGAACAACTGGTGACCCCAAGGGAGTACTGATCTCCAACAATGCAATTGCTACTCTTTTAGCTGGTATAGGACAAATGTTAGAGAGTGTGAATGAAAAG TTGACTCCAGATGATGTTTTTATGTCTTACCTTCCTCTGGCTCATATCTTTGATTGGGTAATTGAGGAGCTGTTTATTCATAAGGGTGGTTCAATAGGATTTTGGCGTGGG GATGTCAAATTAATGATTGAAGACCTTGGGGAGCTAAAACCAACTCTGTTCTGCGCTGTTCCACGTGTACTGGATAGGATCTATTCAG GTCTGACAGAGAAGCTATCTTCTGGGGGTTTCTTAAAGGGAAAATTGTTTAACTTAGCGTACTCATT CAAACTAAATAACATGAAGAAGGGGCTTGCACATGAAGAGGCCTCCCCACTGAGTGACAAAATTGTTTTTAGCAAG GTAAAGCAAGGTTTAGGAGGGAATGTACATCTCATTTTATCTGCAGCTGCTCCTCTTGCAAATCATGTTGAAGCTTATCTACGTGTGGTGACATGTGCCCATGTCTTGCAAGGATATGGTACGCAGTATTTTGAGAACTTATGTTGTTGA